A window of the Helianthus annuus cultivar XRQ/B chromosome 4, HanXRQr2.0-SUNRISE, whole genome shotgun sequence genome harbors these coding sequences:
- the LOC110941320 gene encoding serine/threonine-protein phosphatase BSL1, translated as MTNTNGIDVGLVSCLECRVVVQGQGPGPRYGHVMDLVAQRYLVTFSGNDGKKVLSDAWTLDTAQKPYEWLRLNTGGDKPSARMYATASARSDGMFLLCGGRDTSGVPLADAYGLLMHKNGQWEWTLAPGVSPSSRYQHAAVFVGTRLHVTGGALKGGRVVEGESAVAVLDTAAGVWLDRHGLVTSSHNDNEQNEDPSLDLMRRCRHAMSSVGSRLYVYGGLRGVGIRALVVQMACCGSKYSHNRRTADRGNGEDASDLLNREVEHDRQLAWLTPGLGSVERVGQLQPLIPGLGLVLPSTWKETEPEELVRDELSGDEEHPTNGDTIFDSPPVYDEYEDGEWYSWMTGCAIETLEVRQISDVKFRKVDEFHHHLEYPTFCSRSKKFESDEGTAFDSFLNRHHIHLRFFGRCDLGDYMVRLRSCIIRITQTLGSPLVILHKEGDKVINVDGDDLNENYEPLHSGHTRGFQEKNEKLVEDNGSTYMGQLYDKVTNKFNSNGDGNLLSHLNISTTGGTSLGSREATCKLKLFRRVIMIIIYDSRVDVPFDPGGFDVLLGDFLIAENSPIHSDVNNPELTSEKGSNMTTPRANHLCPFDPISLDGGSESPLSTTLSVDKESAQRQAEVNATYSTWQAAQTHIANPNEFISSQTMLGSSEGGTGPRDVQLHPRAVVIAREAIGNLGGLVRQLSLDHFENESKRMMPFQNDMSAKRFMRQKSPQGLHKKVIATLLKPRNWSPPADRKFFLDAYEVGELCYAAEQIFIQEPTVLDLKAPIKVFGDLHGQFTDLMRLFDEYGFPSSAGDITYIDYLFLGDYVDRGQHSLETITLLLALKVNYPQNFHLIRGNHEAADVNALFGFRPECIERMGENDGIWAWKRFNQLFNHLPLAALIEQKIICMHGGIGRSIHTVEQIEKIERPINMDAGSVVLMDLLWSDPTENDSVEGLRPNARGPGLVTFGPDRVTDFCNRNKLQLIIRAHECVMDGFERFAHGQLITLFSATNYCGTANNAGALLVIGRGLVVVPKLIHPLPPPLEPETSPTSVEERHWMQELNNQRPPTPTRGRPQPDNDRSSLAYI; from the exons ATGACAAATACAAATGGCATCG ATGTTGGTTTGGTTTCTTGTCTTGAGTGCAGAGTCGTCGTTCAAGGGCAGGGTCCTGGTCCTCGTTATGGACATGTCATGGACTTGGTTGCCCAACGATATCTTGTTACTTTTAGTGGCAACGATG GAAAGAAAGTGCTTTCGGATGCATGGACTTTGGATACCGCTCAAAAACCGTATGAATGGCTGAGGCTGAATACAGGAGGAGATAAACCTTCAGCTAGAAT GTATGCTACAGCTAGTGCTCGCTCGGATGGTATGTTTTTGCTTTGTGGTGGAAGAGACACTTCAGGCGTG CCCTTAGCAGATGCTTATGGACTACTTATGCATAAAAATGGACAATGGGAATGGACTCTTGCACCTGGAGTTTCACCGTCATCAAGGTACCAACATGCTGCG GTTTTTGTTGGCACTAGATTGCATGTCACGGGAGGTGCTCTTAAGGGAGGGCGTGTGGTAGAGGGTGAATCGGCTGTTGCAG TTTTGGACACTGCTGCTGGAGTTTGGTTAGATAGACATGGCTTGGTGACTTCTTCACACAATGACAATGAACAAAATGAAGATCCGTCTTTAGATCTCATGCGTCGTTGTCGGCATGCAATGTCATCAGTTGGTTCTCGTTTATATGTGTATGGTGGTCTTCGAGGAG ttggtatcagagccttggttgtTCAAATGGCTTGTTGTGGAAGTAAGTATTCGCATAATCGTAGAACTGCCGATAGAGGCAACGGTGAAGATGCTTCGGATTTGCTCAATCGTGAGGTTGAGCATGACCGACAACTCGCATGGCTTACCCCTGGATTGGGATCGGTTGAGCGGGTTGGACAACTACAACCTCTAATCCCTGGATTGGGATTAGTATTACCGTCGACGTGGAAGGAAACGGAACCGGAAGAACTTGTCCGGGACGAGTTATCCGGGGATGAGGAGCATCCTACCAACGGCGACACTATCTTTGATTCTCCTCCCGTGTATGATGAATACGAGGACGGGGAATGGTATTCTTGGATGACCGGGTGTGCGATCGAAACCTTGGAAGTCCGTCAGATAAGCGATGTCAAATTCAGGAAAGTTGATGAGTTTCATCACCATCTTGAATATCCAACCTTTTGTAGCCGATCAAAAAAGTTTGAATCTGATGAAGGTACTGCTTTTGATTCCTTTTTGAACCGCCATCATATTCATTTACGTTTCTTTGGGAGGTGTGATCTCGGTGATTATATGGTTCGGCTCAGGTCTTGTATTATTAGAATTACACAAACTTTGGGATCACCTTTGGTTATTCTTCATAAGGAAGGAGATAAAGTTATTAATGTGGATGGGGATGATTTAAATGAAAATTATGAACCCCTTCATAGTGGACATACCCGTGGATTTCAAGAAAAAAATGAGAAACTAGTTGAAGATAATGGCTCCACATATATGGGGCAGCTTTATGACAAAGTTACCAATAAATTTAATTCCAATGGTGATGGCAACTTATTGTCGCATCTCAATATCTCAACAACAGGTGGTACGAGTCTTGGATCGAGGGAGGCGACTTGTAAACTTAAGCTATTTAGGCGGGTCATCATGATAATAATATATGATAGTCGGGTTGATGTTCCTTTTGATCCAGGTGGCTTTG ATGTGTTGTTAGGTGATTTTCTCATAGCAGAGAATTCACCAATTCATTCGGATGTCAATAATCCTGAATTAACATCTGAAAAGGGTTCAAACATGACAACTCCTAGGGCAAATCATTTGTGCCCGTTTGATCCTATATCTCTTGACGGCGGGTCTGAAAGTCCCTTATCCACCACCTTAAG TGTTGACAAAGAATCTGCTCAAAGGCAGGCTGAAGTGAATGCTACTTATTCAACCTGGCAAGCTGCACAAACACATATTGCAAATCCTAACGAATTTATAAGCTCGCAAACCATGCTGGGTAGCTCAGAGGGTGGTACAGGACCCCGGGATGTGCAACTTCACCCAAGAGCT GTTGTAATTGCCAGAGAAGCCATAGGAAACCTCGGTGGGTTGGTAAGGCAGTTGTCATTGGATCATTTTGAAAATGAGAGTAAGCGTATGATGCCTTTCCAAAATGACATGTCTGCAAAAAGGTTCATGAGGCAGAAGTCACCTCAAGGCTTACACAAAAAG GTGATTGCTACTTTACTTAAGCCTCGAAACTGGAGCCCACCAGCAGACAGGAAGTTTTTTCTGGATGCTTATGAAGTGGGAGAGCTTTGCTATGCTGCTGAGCAGATATTCATACAAGAACCTACAGTTCTTGATCTGAAAGCTCCTATTAAAGTGTTTGGTGATCTACATGGACAGTTTACCGATCTTATGCGCCTATTTGATGAATATGGATTCCCTTCCAGTGCTGGAGATATAAC GTATATCGATTATTTATTCCTTGGAGATTACGTCGATAGAGGACAACATAGCCTGGAGACAATCACTTTGCTTCTTGCTCTTAAGG TTAATTATCCCCAAAATTTTCACTTAATACGTGGGAACCATGAAGCTGCTGATGTAAATGCACTCTTTGGCTTCCGTCCTGAATGCATTGAAAGAATG GGAGAGAACGACGGAATCTGGGCATGGAAACGGTTTAATCAGCTGTTTAACCATCTTCCGCTTGCAGCACTTATAGAGCAAAAGATTATATGTATGCATGGTGGCATAGGAAGGTCGATTCATACAGTTGAACAGATTGAGAAAATAGAAAGACCCATAAACATGGATGCTGGATCTGTTGTCTTGATGGACTTACTATG GTCTGACCCAACCGAAAACGATAGCGTGGAAGGTTTGAGACCAAATGCAAGGGGACCGGGCCTTGTTACTTTCGGG CCTGACAGGGTTACAGACTTCTGTAATAGAAACAAACTTCAGTTGATTATAAGAGCACACGAATGTGTAATGGATGGGTTCGAGCGATTTGCTCACGGACAGTTAATTACCCTTTTCTCTGCGACAAACTATTGTG GGACTGCTAATAATGCTGGAGCTTTACTAGTGATCGGCAGAGGATTGGTGGTTGTTCCAAAACTGATTCACCCGTTGCCACCACCACTTGAACCAGAAACATCTCCAACATCCGTCGAAGAGCGCCACTGGATGCAG GAGCTCAATAATCAAAGACCACCAACTCCTACTAGGGGCCGGCCCCAGCCTGATAACGATAGGAGCTCGCTTGCATACATTTGA